A region of the Pyramidobacter piscolens W5455 genome:
TTTCGGCGTGCGGAAGAAAAGCCGCTGCCGCAGCGGTCTTCGCAAAATGAAAAACGGCGCGCACAAATAAAAGGAGTGGCCAAAATGAGCAGGACAACGAAAAAGATTCTCGTGACCGTGATGCCCGTCACGGAAGAACACAAGACGTGGTTGGAGGAGCAGGCCGAGGGCGGAAATTTCGACTGCCGGTTCGTCTATAAAGAGAGCGGTCTGAGCGCCGCCGATCTGGAAGACGTGAACGTCGTCATCGGCAACCTGCCGCCGGAGCTGGCCAAAGACGCGCCGAAGCTCGAGTGGCTGCAGCTCAATTCCGCCGGCGCCGATCCCTACGCATCCCCCGGCGCGCTTCCCCCGGGCTGCCGGCTCACCAGCGCTTCGGGCGCTTACGGGCTGACCGTGTCGGAGCACATGCTGGCGCTGACGTTCGCGCTGGTGCGCCGCCTCGGGCAGTACGCGCTCAATCAGGCGCGGCGCGAGTGGAGCGCGCGCGGCAAGATCATCTCCGTGGAAGGGGCGACGATCCTCGTCCTCGGGCTGGGCGACATCGGCGGCTCTTACGCGCGCAAGGCGCACGCGCTGGGCGCTCACGTCATCGGCGTGCGCCGCCGCGTCGGCGAGAAGCCGGATTATCTCGACGAACTGCACGCCATCGACGAGCTCGACTCCCTGCTGCCCCGCGCCGACATCGTCGCCATGGTTCTGCCTGGCGGCGCCGCGACGGAACACCTCATGGACGAGCGCCGCCTCGGCCTGATGAAAAAGGGCGCTTTCCTCATCAACGTCGGCCGCGGCAGCGCCGTCGACCCGAAGGCGCTGAAAAAGGCGCTGCGCGCCAGGCATCTCGGCGGCGCGGCTCTGGACGTGACGGAGCCGGAACCGCTGCCCGCCGACGACGAGCTGTGGGGTTTCGACAACGTCATCATCACGCCGCACGTGGCCGGATTCTTTTATCTGCCCGAAACGCTGAACCGCATCGTGCGCATCGCCGGGGACAACCTGCGCGCCTGGACGCGCGGCGAGCCGAGGACCCATGTTGTCGACGTGAAAAAAGACTCTTGAACGCGAAACGGCGCGGCCGCCCGTGAAAAATTTTTCATGAGCGGCCGCGCCGTTTGTTTTGTACTCGTAGGAAAAAAAGCTACCAAGCCGGCATGTAGCGCTGCCGGCCGCGCCGCTCGCGCTGCAGCGATTCCCTCGTGACCACGTGATTTTCGGCGAGAAATCCGCTGGAAACGGTGCCGGCCGTCAGAAAGTCGTCCATGGCGTGGATAACGCCGAGCGCGACATCGTCCCCGCGGGGGCCGACGGTGGCCGTCATGTCGCCGGTTTTGACGGAGAACTCCGCCGAGGGAATGCGGTCCGCTCCGCCGACGGGAACGGCGATCCCGTGAGAATGGAGGACGTCGAGCGCTCCCAGCGCCATCAAGTCGTTGGCGCAGAACACGGCGTCGGGCTCCCACTCGAGAACATGGAACATGGCCTTCTGGCCGCCTTCGCGGGTAAAATCGCTCCAGACCGTGCGCTTTTCCACGCCTGGAAAGCCGCTCAGCGCGGCGAGAGCTCCGGCGACGCGGCTGCGGCTCTGCCGGGCCCGCTGCGGTCCGCCGATACAGCAGAAGCGGCGCAGCTTCCGCGCGTGCCTGAGCAGCTCCTGCGTGCAGGCCTTTCCCTGCTCCTGATAATCGCAGAGCGACAGCGGCTGGTATTTGGAAAGAGAGCGGGCCAGCTTCGGATCGCTCATCGGCCCCAAATCGAAGACGACGGTGCGGCTGCGCGAGGCGGCCGCCGCCTGGGCGACGGCGGTCTCGTCGAGCGGATTGACGAGGAGCGCGTCGAATCCTTTGCGCAGCAGCGTTTTGCACAGATCGGCCTGCGCCGCCGGATCGAGCGCGTCTTCGGGAAAGAAGATCTGCGCGTGAAAGGGCGACTCGGGCAGATAGCGACGATACCACAGAATCTGTTCCTGCCAGAACGGATTGTCCTGATCGCCCAGGAGAATTCCCAGTTCATAAGCCATAAACGTTCACGCCTTTCTCGCCGATCGAAGCAGGCGCGCCGGAATGTCCATGCGCGCGAAGCCTTTCGGAATCGTTTCAATCTATAATCATCATAAAGAATATTACTAAATTTTATTTATATCATCTGCATATCCGCATCAGGTTTAAAAAAGATGGCGCGCGAAAATTCGTCTTTCTAACGAAAAACCTTCCGCGCCGCTCCGAAACCGGCGCGCTGGAAAGCCCGCTTGGCCTTCCGCCGAGAGCGTACCAAAAGCGGAACGCCGGACATTGTTCCCGGCCGTTGAAGTCGGGGCGCGCAAGATGTTATACTGACCTGCACAGGATAAGCGCGAGGAGAGTGAAGCATGAGCTATATAACGACTTACGGCGGCATCCATTTCGACCCGCTGGCGCCGCGGCCGGAACAGATTCTGGCGGAAGACATCGCCCACGCCCTGTCGCTGATCTGCCGCGGCAACGGACACGTGCGGCGTTTTTACTCGGTGGCGCAGCACAGTCTGGCCTGTTCATACGAAGCGGAAGTTCGCGGCTTTTCGGCGCGCGTTCAGCTGGCCTGCCTGCTTCACGATGCGGCCGAAGCGTACCTGTCGGACGTGACGCGCCCCATGAAAGCGCTGATGCCGCAGCTTCGCGCCGCCGAGGAGCGCCTGCTCGACGTCATCTGGCGCAGATTCCTCGACGAGGCGCCGGACGAGAGCGAGCGGGCGTTGGTCTTTGAGATCGACGACGACATGCTCAGCTACGAGTTTCACGTTCTCATGCCCGAGGATATTTCCGAACGCTGGCGCAAAATCCGCTGTGCCGTCGATACCCGCTGGGAAGAACCGGAGATCGCGGCGGCGCGCTTCGAGAAGCGGCTGCGCGAACTTTCCCCCACGGTCCCGGAATAAGGGCGGCATTTCTCGAAGCGACGTTTTCGTGGAGAGGGACACGACGCGGCAGGACGCGGAAAAAAACGCGCGGCATTTCCAATCCGTTTTCGAGCGCCTGTGCCGGAGACGATTTCTCCGGCAATGCCGGGAACGCCTCTGCGCCGTGGAGATCTCTCCCTTTTGGGGCTTGCCTCGTGATGTATAATGACGGCGGGGAAACGGAGTTTTGTTCGATATTTTGCTATTACGGGGGGATTTATCATGGATTACAAAGAAGTGCTGGAAACGGCGCGCAAAGTTCTGGCGCCCAAGTGCCGCGTCTGCCCGGTGTGCGACGGGCGCGCCTGCCGCGGCGAGGTGCCCGGCGTGGGCGGCAAGGGGACCGGCGCCACGTTCGTGCGCAACGTCGCCGCGCTCGCGGAAGTGAAGCTCGTGCTCGACACGCTCTACGCCGATCGCGGCCAGGACACGAGCTGCGAGTTCTTTGGACGCGCGTTCGCCATGCCCGTGTTCGCCGCGCCGATCGGCGGCATGAAGCTCAATTACGCTTCCGACCTCGGCGAGGGCGCCAACGGCGAGCGCGTCGTCAAAGGAGCTCACGCCGCCGGCAGCGCCGCCTTCACCGGCGATTCGCCCGACGAAGCCTTTTACGGCCCGCTGGAGGCGATCAAGGCGCTGGACGGCTGGGGCGTGCCCACCATCAAACCCTGGGCTATGAAGCAGGCGCTCGCGCGCATGGCCGACGCCGTCGCCGCCGGCGCGATGGCCGTGGCCATGGACGTGGACGCGGCCGGACTGGTCAACGTGAAGCTGCGCGGCGAATCCGTCTATCCCAAGAGCGTCGCCGATCTGCGCGTCCTCGTCGAAGCCGCGGGGAAAACGCCGTTCATCGTCAAGGGCGTCATGTCCGCCAAAGGCGCGCTCAAAGCCCTCGAAGCCGGGTGCTACGGTATCGTCGTCTCCAATCACGGCGGCCGCGTGCTCGACCACGCTCAATCCACCGTGGAGGTCCTGCCCGAGATCGCGCAGGCCGTGAACGGCCGCATGAAAATTTTCGTCGACGGCGGCGTCAGAAGCGGCGTCGATGTCTTCAAAATGCTGGCGCTGGGCGCGGACGCCGTGCTGATCGGACGCCCCGTCACCATGTCGGCCTTCGGCGGCGGCGCCGAAGGCGTGGAGATCTATCTGAAGAAAATCCAGTCCGAGCTTGCGGGGACCATGCTCATGACCGGCGCGGCCACGCTCGCCGAGATCGGCCGCGACATGGTGCGCGTGCCCGCGTATTTTTAGGCGAAGCGCGCCGGAGACGGCCGCCGGAAAAAGGCGAAAACGAAAAAAACGAGGCAAGGCGATCATAACGAAACGCCCGGCGGTTGCTGAACCGCCGGGCGTTTTTTATGCGGATGTTCCACGTGGAACATTGGCGAACGATCGCTACTCTTCGACTGTGAAAGAACCGTTTCTCCCGATCCGCGCCTGAAAATCGCTGAAATCGCCGATATGGGTGTAGAGTCCGCGCTCTTTCTGCGTGGCGATGCGGCCGCGGTAGGCTTTTGTGCCGCCGGTCGCGCGCAGGCTCGCGAGCGCGTCGTGCATGGCTTTCATGGAAGCGCGGATCAGCGTCTGCGGGAACTTGACGAGTTTGAATCCCATGTCCGCCAGCTGGTCGACGGTGAAGTCCTCGTTGACGGTGCCTTCGACGACGCTCGTACAGACGGGAAAGGGCAGGGCGGCGATGCGCTTCATGTCCTCGGCCTTGGGCGGCACGGTGATGAAAATCATGTCCGCTCCGGCGTTACGATAGATCTGGGCGCGGCGCAGCGCCTCGTCGAAGCCGAGCGACTTGGCCGCGTCGGTGCGGGCGATCACGAAGAAATCGGGATTGGAACGCGCGGCGAACACGGCGCGCAGACGTTCCACCATTTCCTCGGCGCTGACCACGGCCGTGTTGCTGTAATAGGCGCACATCTTCGGGAAAACCTGATCCTCGATCTGGATGCCGGCGATGTCCAGGGCCTCGTACTCGCGCACCATGCGGTAGATGGGCAGCGTGCCGCCGTACCCCGTGTCGGCGTCGACGATCATCGGGATCGTCGTGGCGCCGAGGATATTGAGAAAGTTGTTGCGCAGTTCGCCGTAGGAGAGGATGCCCACGTCGGCGCTGCCCAGTTCGAGATTTGACATGGACGACCCGCTGACGACCACGGCCTCGAAGCCGGCGTCCTCCACCATGCGGGCGCCAAGCGCGTCGCCTGCGGCAGGCGCGACGACGACCCGATTGTTTCTGAAGAGATCGCGCAAGACCGCGGCTCGTGATTTTTTACTGTACATACAGGGATTCCTCCTTGGACGATCAGATGTGATGCACGTGAAATAAAATCGGCCCTTTCAGGCTTCGTCGCGAATCTGAAAGGGCCTTTTCTTTTTTTTTCACCGCATGCGGCAAAGCTTGAATCAGCTCTTCTGTCCGTAAAGTTTCAGCGCGTTCTCGCTCAGCACCATGCGGGCGCTGGCTTTCGCCTGGCGTTCGGAAAGCAGGCCGTCTTCCGCGAACTGTTTCATGACGCGCGCCAGCGCTTTCTTGGCAATGAAGGCGGCGAGCCAGACCATTTCGGCGTACCAGTGCTGCCCCGTGCCGAGCATGATCTTGTCGTGCGGCGTGATCGAAAGCGCGTCTTCGAGGCAGCGCGCGAACAGCAGCGGCTGCCAGGGCAGCGTCTGGCTCAGGTCGAGGTACACGTTGGGGAAATTGCAGGCCATGATGGCGGCGTTGCGCGTGAACGGAAAACTCTGGTGCAGGAAAACGATTTTTGCATGGAAGAAACGTTTTTCCTTGAGGAACGGAGCCATCAGGATCGGATCGACCTGATAGAAGTCGGTGCGATTTTTGAATCCCGTGCTGCCGGAATGAAGATGCAATGGTACGTTCAAATCCTGACAGATCGTGAGAATATGGGGGAACATGGCGTGATACACCGTGTCGACGGCTTCTTTTTTGCCGGCTTTCGCGGCGGCGAGGGCTTTTTCCGCCTCCTGCGCCGTTATGTTGCGCACGGCCATGCCGCCGAACTTTTCGCCGATATGGCCTTTGAGTCCGGCAAACCCCTGCCGAACCGCGTCGTTAATACTTTGCAGCACTTGATCCAACAGCGCTTTGTAAGAATCCGCCGTTTGGAGCTGTCCGGTAAATACGTTCTCATACTGAAACAGCCGATTCACGCGGCAGGGGAAGCACATCGTGTCGCGGTGTCCCATGGGCAGCTCGCAGTCGAGCGTGCAGCCGCAGACCTTTTGGTCAGCGTAGAGCATGCGCGTGTAGCCGCGCAATTCCTCGGGCGTTTTCGTGCAACTGTTGCGGAAGGCCACGACGCCTTGCAGCGACTCTTCGCAGCCGAATCGGTGCGACATGACGTGAACCAGCGTCTGCACGACACTCTGGTACGGCATGTGGCTGAACGCTGCGGCAGACGGACAGGGATTCCCCGCGCCGTCTTCGGCGTCGCGCACGCCGTGATAGTAGTTGAGCGCAAACTCTTCGGCCGTGACGGATGTCCTGTCCATAAACAGACGGTGCGTGTGGTTGTCATAGAAGGCTTCGTGGCTGAAGTCGAAATCCGCCATCGGGGAAGCCTCCGCTTTAAGCCGCGGCCTTGCGGCGAGAGCTGATCCACTTGGAGATGTAGGGGAACAGCACGCCGAGGATCGTCAGAGCGATGAAGAACTTGTTCAGACCGCCGGCGAAGAAAATATCCATGGAGCCGCGGGACATCTGCATGGTGCGGCGCAGGTTGCCCTCCACCAGTTCGCCGAGAACGAAGCCGAGCACCGTGGCCGCCGGCGCGAACCCCAGTTCCTTCATGACGAAACCGATCAGGCCGAAGACCAGCACGAGAATGACGGAGTAAATGTTGTTGGTCGTGGAGAACGCGCCGATGAAGGCGAACAGCATGATGGCCGAGGTGAGATAAATCTTCTTGATGGAGGTGATATACACGCAGGGACGGAGCATCATCAGCCCCACGAAGAGCAGCACGATCTGCGCCACGAACATGCTGGCCATCAGGCCATAGGGGACAGCCGGCTGATTGATGAACAGCATCGGGCCGCAAGAGATGCCCGCCAGGCTGAATCCCACCATGAGAATGGCTGTCGAATTCGAGCCGGGAATGCCGAGCGCCAGCAGCGGAATCAGGCCGCCGGCGGGGACGCCGTTGTTGGCCGACTCGGGAGCGGCGA
Encoded here:
- a CDS encoding sugar ABC transporter substrate-binding protein, giving the protein MAYELGILLGDQDNPFWQEQILWYRRYLPESPFHAQIFFPEDALDPAAQADLCKTLLRKGFDALLVNPLDETAVAQAAAASRSRTVVFDLGPMSDPKLARSLSKYQPLSLCDYQEQGKACTQELLRHARKLRRFCCIGGPQRARQSRSRVAGALAALSGFPGVEKRTVWSDFTREGGQKAMFHVLEWEPDAVFCANDLMALGALDVLHSHGIAVPVGGADRIPSAEFSVKTGDMTATVGPRGDDVALGVIHAMDDFLTAGTVSSGFLAENHVVTRESLQRERRGRQRYMPAW
- a CDS encoding D-2-hydroxyacid dehydrogenase; this translates as MSRTTKKILVTVMPVTEEHKTWLEEQAEGGNFDCRFVYKESGLSAADLEDVNVVIGNLPPELAKDAPKLEWLQLNSAGADPYASPGALPPGCRLTSASGAYGLTVSEHMLALTFALVRRLGQYALNQARREWSARGKIISVEGATILVLGLGDIGGSYARKAHALGAHVIGVRRRVGEKPDYLDELHAIDELDSLLPRADIVAMVLPGGAATEHLMDERRLGLMKKGAFLINVGRGSAVDPKALKKALRARHLGGAALDVTEPEPLPADDELWGFDNVIITPHVAGFFYLPETLNRIVRIAGDNLRAWTRGEPRTHVVDVKKDS
- a CDS encoding phosphohydrolase, with the protein product MSYITTYGGIHFDPLAPRPEQILAEDIAHALSLICRGNGHVRRFYSVAQHSLACSYEAEVRGFSARVQLACLLHDAAEAYLSDVTRPMKALMPQLRAAEERLLDVIWRRFLDEAPDESERALVFEIDDDMLSYEFHVLMPEDISERWRKIRCAVDTRWEEPEIAAARFEKRLRELSPTVPE
- a CDS encoding alpha-hydroxy-acid oxidizing protein; the encoded protein is MDYKEVLETARKVLAPKCRVCPVCDGRACRGEVPGVGGKGTGATFVRNVAALAEVKLVLDTLYADRGQDTSCEFFGRAFAMPVFAAPIGGMKLNYASDLGEGANGERVVKGAHAAGSAAFTGDSPDEAFYGPLEAIKALDGWGVPTIKPWAMKQALARMADAVAAGAMAVAMDVDAAGLVNVKLRGESVYPKSVADLRVLVEAAGKTPFIVKGVMSAKGALKALEAGCYGIVVSNHGGRVLDHAQSTVEVLPEIAQAVNGRMKIFVDGGVRSGVDVFKMLALGADAVLIGRPVTMSAFGGGAEGVEIYLKKIQSELAGTMLMTGAATLAEIGRDMVRVPAYF
- a CDS encoding amidohydrolase family protein — protein: MADFDFSHEAFYDNHTHRLFMDRTSVTAEEFALNYYHGVRDAEDGAGNPCPSAAAFSHMPYQSVVQTLVHVMSHRFGCEESLQGVVAFRNSCTKTPEELRGYTRMLYADQKVCGCTLDCELPMGHRDTMCFPCRVNRLFQYENVFTGQLQTADSYKALLDQVLQSINDAVRQGFAGLKGHIGEKFGGMAVRNITAQEAEKALAAAKAGKKEAVDTVYHAMFPHILTICQDLNVPLHLHSGSTGFKNRTDFYQVDPILMAPFLKEKRFFHAKIVFLHQSFPFTRNAAIMACNFPNVYLDLSQTLPWQPLLFARCLEDALSITPHDKIMLGTGQHWYAEMVWLAAFIAKKALARVMKQFAEDGLLSERQAKASARMVLSENALKLYGQKS
- a CDS encoding isocitrate lyase/PEP mutase family protein — protein: MYSKKSRAAVLRDLFRNNRVVVAPAAGDALGARMVEDAGFEAVVVSGSSMSNLELGSADVGILSYGELRNNFLNILGATTIPMIVDADTGYGGTLPIYRMVREYEALDIAGIQIEDQVFPKMCAYYSNTAVVSAEEMVERLRAVFAARSNPDFFVIARTDAAKSLGFDEALRRAQIYRNAGADMIFITVPPKAEDMKRIAALPFPVCTSVVEGTVNEDFTVDQLADMGFKLVKFPQTLIRASMKAMHDALASLRATGGTKAYRGRIATQKERGLYTHIGDFSDFQARIGRNGSFTVEE